The following proteins are co-located in the Silene latifolia isolate original U9 population chromosome 1, ASM4854445v1, whole genome shotgun sequence genome:
- the LOC141597399 gene encoding lysine-specific demethylase JMJ26-like, with product METKIEENSNSNSMEMVDDDIKRKTEVIAKVYERKRAKNKDGNGNGNPSAVVIPKLENGNQDIEEDSNKKGKIADDPAVLIPKEENGIEEHRENPKEEDDEITDKGEAESKGNEEILGDGDLGRKRPRRCAAKGLNPEVIAYFDDDDEEQKRARRRKGGRKTKVTGDEAGETSNVKKKDTKKKVKESTPGVSENDEAEDTGKAKKNIKKKVKESTPGVSENDVDKDDDGVNERSRRSAGAVSYSEKTNKKSFIFDENGIKIDSTMCHQCQRNDKGRVVRCTKCKTKRYCVHCIGNWYPRMTEDQIAEACPVCLHNCNCKACLRMVGPVKNVMGGKFKISVEENIEHSKKLLRTILPLLKQINKEQMLEKEIEANIHGVPVTEFNIPMADCSRDERVFCNNCKTSIFDFHRSCPSCTYDLCLACCRDIRAGQLKDYEEVIIEFVDPGFEYLHGGKAAPSQTKHPRSARKNRSQGGTAQSDSVSGSDDVPKFHPDDKNKAKAEWKADERGRILCAPRELEGCGSQILQLRSILSEDRVSGLINTVEKIVTGSGKESLAEAFNLSSCSDSSPDGVSECNMRKCASREGSKDNYLYCPDARDIQQGDLKHFQKHWAQGEPVIVRSVLETTPGLSWEPLVMWRAVRQIKNLNHSTLLDVKAISCLEWCEVDINVHKFFTGYTTGHFDQLDWPLVLKLKDWPPDGMFEERLPRHGAEFIRALPFKEYMHPRDGVLNLAAKWPPGYLKPDMGPKTYIAYGFSQELGRGDSVTKLHCDMSDAVNILTHTAEVTLKPEKLKAISALKKQHSAQDQREIFDKVLHENCGGEIKSPGLSDEVENHATDRGSDGLCETQSCLSNKSTILTQLDDSSGCSKANIVDGETDLGIEGDDPDNIFGNEASVCPSMEVESSEPSGGALWDIFRREDIPKLEDFLKAHYREFRHTYCAPLKEVIHPIHDQTFYLLEEHKRKLKEEYGIEPWTFVQNLGEAVLIPVGCPHQVRNLKSCIKVALDFVSPENTQECMRLSEEFRLLPQNHRAKEDKLEVKKMTIFAAEKAVEDILKLGKKSPKLKPS from the exons ATGGAAACAAAGATtgaagaaaattcaaattcaaattcaatGGAAATGGTTGATGATGATATCAAGCGAAAAACCGAAGTAATTGCCAAAGTTTATGAGAGGAAAAGGGCGAAAAACAAAGATGGTAATGGTAATGGTAATCCTTCTGCTGTTGTAATTCCCAAATTAGAAAACGGAAATCAAGATATTGAAGAAGACTCTAATAAGAAGGGTAAGATTGCTGACGATCCTGCTGTTTTAATCCCTAAAGAAGAAAACGGAATTGAAGAACATAGAGAAAACCCTAAAGAGGAAGATGATGAAATTACCGATAAAGGTGAAGCAGAGAGCAAGGGAAATGAAGAGATTTTGGGTGATGGTGATTTGGGGAGGAAACGACCTCGTAGATGTGCCGCAAAGGGGTTAAATCCTGAAGTAATTGCTTATTTCGATGATGACGACGAGGAGCAGAAGAGGGCGAGACGGCGAAAAGGAGGAAGGAAGACGAAGGTGACTGGTGATGAAGCTGGGGAGACAAGTAATGTGAAGAAAAAGGATACAAAGAAGAAAGTCAAGGAAAGCACACCAGGTGTTTCTGAAAATGATGAAGCTGAAGACACTGGTAAAGCGAAGAAAAATATTAAGAAGAAAGTCAAGGAGAGCACACCAGGTGTTTCTGAAAACGATGTTGATAAAGATGATGATGGTGTTAATGAAAGGAGTAGGAGGAGTGCTGGCGCGGTCTCATACTCGGAGAAAACCAATAAGAAAAGTTTCATTTTTGATGAGAAT GGGATTAAGATTGATTCTACAATGTGTCACCAGTGCCAGAGGAATGACAAGGGTAGAGTGGTTAGGTGCACCAAGTGTAAAACCAAGCGCTATTGCGTTCACTGCATCGGAAATTG GTATCCACGAATGACAGAGGATCAGATTGCTGAAGCCTGCCCAGTTTGCCTTCACAATTGCAATTGCAAGGCTTGCTTGCGTATGGTGGGGCCTGTCAAG AATGTCATGGGCGGTAAATTTAAAATTAGTGTTGAAGAAAATATTGAGCACTCCAAAAAGCTATTGAGGACTATTTTACCACTTCTGAAGCAAATTAATAAGGAACAGATGTTGGAGAAGGAAATTGAAGCCAATATTCATG GTGTTCCAGTTACTGAATTCAACATTCCAATGGCAGATTGCAGCAGAGACGAGCGTGTATTCTG TAACAACTGCAAAACTTCCATTTTCGATTTCCACAGAAGTTGCCCTTCTTGTACATATGATTTGTGTCTCGCTTGTTGCCGGGACATTCGTGCTGGACAGCTAAAGGATTACGAAGAAGTTATTATTGAGTTTGTTGACCCAGGTTTTGAATATTTGCATGGCGGTAAAGCTGCCCCATCACAGACTAAACACCCAAGGTCAGCTAGAAAAAATAGGAGTCAAGGGGGGACTGCCCAATCGGATAGCGTGAGTGGAAGCGATGATGTTCCTAAGTTTCATCCTGATGATAAAAACAAGGCAAAGGCTGAATGGAAAGCAGATGAAAGGGGCAGGATACTGTGTGCACCACGCGAATTAGAAGGGTGCGGCAGCCAAATTCTTCAGTTGAGGTCTATCTTGTCTGAAGACCGGGTTTCAGGGTTAATTAATACAGTAGAAAAAATTGTAACTGGTTCTGGAAAGGAAAGTCTAGCTGAAGCCTTTAATTTATCTTCATGTTCTGATTCATCACCTGATGGTGTTTCAGAATGTAATATGCGAAAATGTGCCTCAAGAGAGGGTAGCAAGGACAATTATTTGTATTGTCCAGATGCAAGGGATATTCAGCAGGGAGACTTGAAGCATTTCCAGAAACATTGGGCTCAGGGAGAACCCGTAATTGTACGAAGTGTTCTGGAAACTACCCCTGGTTTAAGTTGGGAACCATTAGTCATGTGGCGTGCTGTTCGTCAAATTAAGAATCTGAATCATTCTACGCTACTGGATGTGAAAGCTATTTCTTGCTTGGAGTGGTGTGAG GTCGATATCAATGTTCACAAGTTTTTTACGGGGTATACAACAGGACACTTTGATCAATTGGATTGGCCCCTCGTATTAAAATTGAAAGATTGGCCACCGGATGGTATGTTTGAGGAGCGTTTGCCTCGCCATGGTGCTGAATTCATTAGAGCATTGCCATTTAAAGAGTATATGCATCCCAGGGATGGAGTTCTGAATCTAGCTGCCAAGTGGCCTCCAGGTTACCTGAAGCCTGACATGGGCCCAAAAACTTATATTGCATATGGTTTCTCTCAAGAGCTAGGCCGTGGCGATTCAGTTACAAAGCTTCATTGTGATATGTCGGATGCG GTTAATATATTGACACATACTGCTGAAGTTACCTTGAAACCTGAGAAACTGAAGGCTATTTCCGCTTTAAAAAAGCAGCACTCTGCACAAGACCAAAGGGAAATCTTTGATAAGGTGCTCCATGAAAATTGTGGTGGAGAAATAAAATCACCAGGTTTATCGGATGAAGTGGAAAATCATGCTACTGACCGAGGGTCTGATGGGCTGTGTGAGACCCAATCTTGTTTGAGCAATAAGTCAACAATCTTAACCCAATTGGATGACAGTAGTGGATGCTCAAAGGCAAACATAGTAGATGGCGAAACAGATCTAGGCATTGAAGGAGATGATCCTGATAATATTTTTGGCAATGAAGCATCTGTTTGTCCTTCTATGGAAGTTGAAAGTTCAGAGCCTAGTGGAGGTGCTCTTTGGGATATTTTCCGAAGAGAGGATATCCCTAAGCTAGAAGATTTTTTGAAGGCCCACTATCGAGAGTTTAGGCACACTTATTGTGCACCACTAAAAGAG GTCATTCACCCTATTCATGATCAAACGTTCTACCTACTTGAAGAACACAAAAGGAAACTGAAAGAGGAATATG GAATTGAGCCTTGGACATTTGTTCAAAATCTTGGAGAAGCGGTCTTAATTCCCGTTGGCTGTCCTCATCAAGTTAGGAACTTGAAG tcCTGCATAAAAGTGGCTCTTGATTTTGTGTCTCCTGAAAATACTCAAGAGTGTATGCGGCTATCAGAGGAATTTCGTCTTCTGCCTCAAAACCACAGGGCAAAGGAGGATAAGTTGGAG GTGAAAAAGATGACTATATTTGCTGCAGAGAAGGCTGTGGAAGATATTCTGAAGTTAGGAAAAAAAAGCCCAAAGCTAAAGCCTTCTTAA